DNA sequence from the Candidatus Binatia bacterium genome:
TGTCCGGTTTGATGGCACGCACAACGTCGTAGCCGAGTCCGATGCGCTCCATCGTGCCGGCGGCGAACGAATCCATGCAGATGTCCGCCCATGCGATCAGCCGCTTCGCCACTTCCAGCCCTTCGGGAATCCGCAGGTTCAGCGCGAGGGACTGCTTCGAGGTGTTGAAGGAAGCGAAAAACTGCGACCGGTTCGTGCCGGCAATGCCGTCCTTGAACGGTCCGACGCTGCGCAGGCGGTCGATGGGGTTGGCGGTTTCGACGCGTACCACCGTAGCGCCGTGATCGGCGAAGTACCTGGCGGTGATCGGCCCGACGCCGATCCAGGAGAAATCGGCGATCTTCACGCCGGCGAAAGGCAGCGGCGCCGGCGCCGCGGATTCCCTGGCGGGCTTCCGCGGCGCTGCGGTCGGGGCGGCGGTCAGCACTTCTGTCGTGTGCGCGCCCGCGGCGGGGGCGGGGCGTTCGAGCGCCACGGGGGTTCGAGACGCGCGAACAAAGGCCCCGGGGGCGCGCAGCGGTGCGTGGCCGTCTTGCAGCGGGTACGGCTGCCAGAAATCGCGCGCGTCGAGCTGCGCGAGAGCCAGAACGTCGGCGATGGTATTGACCGGAGCGATCGTCGCTCCGGCGGCGAGGCCGCGAGCGAAGAGATCCGCCTTCGCGTACTTCGCGCAGAAGGCGCTGACCCTTTCCCGTAGCGCGACGAGAGAGTGCACGAGCGGAGCGCCGGCAAGGAGACGCGCCTCGTAAGTCGACCAGTCCTCGGCGCCGAGCCATTCCATGTCGACGGTGCCGTCCTCGAGCATCCAGCTCAGCAGGATGGGTCCGGTGGGGGCACTCATGATCAGGACGACTTCGCCGTCGGCGCACCGGTACACGACCGGAATGTCGAAGACGCCGAGCTGCAGCATGGATCCGTTGCGTTCGATGTCGGCGCCCTGGACGGCGTGCGCAATCATTGCGTTGAGTCCGGTCCAGAAGACCGCGGCCTGCGCCGATACGTCGACGAGCTGCGCGGTGCCGGTCTGCAGGCGGCGGAAGTGTGCGACGAGGGCAGCGACGGCGCTTTCGGCCGCGGCGTGATACCACGTCTGCGGCACGGTGACGCGCACCGGCGGCCGATCGGCGTCGCCGTTAACGGCCATCATGCCGCCCATGGCTGCCAGCGTGAGATCGGTGGCGTGGTGCCGGGCGTAAGGTCCGTCGTGGCCGAAGGCCGACACGGTAACGTAGACGAGCTGTGGATTCGCGGCGCGCAGGGCGTCGAATCCGAGGCCCCGTGCCTCCATGATGCCGGAGCCGGCGTCTTCGAACAGGAAGTCGGCGGTAGCGACGAGGGCAAGGAGATCGGCGCGTCCGGCTGGGCTGTCGAGGTCGAGGACGACGCTGCGCTTGTCGCGGTTGAAGGCGTGGAAGTAAAGGCTGGTCAGGCCGTCAGGCGAACCGGGAGCGTGCGGCGGCGTGCGGCGTGAGGGGCAGCCGCCCGGCGGTTCGACCTTGATGACGTCGGCGCCGAGGCCGGCGAGGATGAGGGGACCGAGATCGCCCCGCCCGGCGGTGAGATCGAGAACGCGATAAGGGGACAACATGGTGGGCTGTGTACACCATGCCCGCGGGTTTGTGGACCACCGTGAGGCGGGTCGGTGGCCGTCGTGCGCCACCCGGGTGCAGCCGCGTGCATTTTCTTCTTGACTGGCTCTCCCCGATGGCGGTACACGTCGACCCAGGTGCAGTCGGGTGTCGGCTTTCCGCAAACTCCGCAACAAAGAGAGGGGTAGAGGAAATGGCACACAGACAGATCCTTGTAACGGTCGGCCTGGCGCTTGTGGGCATGATCGGGCTGGCCACGCCGCAGGCGGCTCTGGCGCAGGCGGCGTACCCGAGCAAAGCGCGGGCGTACAACCTCGAGTTTGCACGCGCTATGGACGAGTGCGTTGGGCCGATCGTCACCGTCCTGAACCCGGGCAGTATCGGCGGCTGCATCCAGGCCAACTCGGTTACGGATTCGGCAATCGGGATGTCGAAGGCCCGGCTGAAAGCCTATTCGAGTAAGAAGGGCGTGAAGATGCTCTTCACGGCGAAGGGAATTACACCTGTCAGTTCGAAGGTTGCATTACAGATCACGTTGCGGACCAGCAATACCCTGGGTACGCCGCCGGGCAGCAAGACGTACGAAGATACGACCATCGTTTGCGGTACGACACCCGGTGCATGTGGCCGGTACTTTCCGGCCTCCTCGACCGGTGACATCAGAGTGAAGCAGAACTTAGACCAGTGCTTGATTTCGAATAGCCTCCCGGCAAGCCTGGCCACCGGTAACGTGCAGTTCTTGGAGACGGTGTTGATTAACTGCGACACCGGTGCGGTCCTGGGAGTGCCCGGGATCGTCAAGTGATCCGTACGGGACCTGCCCCCCGCCGGTCTCGTGGGTGGAACCTGAACGCAGTCTGCCGGTGTGGCGCGCCGGCAGACTGTGTCCTTTGGTCGCCTGCAAACCCGGGATCGCGGGCTGAGTGACGCGCCGGGATTCACCTGGCGTCCTCTCTGCGCCCCTCTGGCTTAAACGAGTACACGACCACCGTCCTGTTCCAGAGGCTGCTGCTGCCGGGCTCCGTGCGCGTATCGAGCGTCGGGGTTAGCACGGTCACGGCGTGGCTGCCGATGCGGATGGCCGTGAAGCCGGGGACCCGGGGCGGGGGCGCGCGGCTTTCTCCGATCCAGTACACGGGCATACCGTTCAACGCTCGCAACATCTGCGCGATGCGTTTGCCGTCGTAGCGCGAGAGCAGGTACCCCGGCAGATCGCGGTCGGCCCAGAGTGCCGGGGCGAATCCCCACGCCGTGAGCGGAGCGTCGAAAAACACGCACGCCCCCGGGGGTAACATCGCCCCCACAGCTTCGATGTGATGCAGGCTGCCTCGATAGTAGGGTGTCCACCGGAGCTGCGCGAACGGGCCCGCCTGGGCGGCGACTGCGAAACAGAAGACCGCCGCGGCGATCGACCAGTGGAGGCGTTGCGCGGCGGTTTGACACAGGAACACGACCCCGAGACACAATGCGGGCACCACGATTGTAGCCGCACGCCGCGCCACCCAGATCGGCACCGGTGTGGCGTTGGGGGCCAGCATGAACTGGACGAATGCCAGCGCCGCCAGTGTGCAGAAGACGCAGCCGGCAAGGTTGGAGCGGCGGACTTGCTTGGCCCAGACGAGCAGCCCGGCGCCTCCCGCGATCAGGGTCGGGACGCCGATATATGCGGCGAGCAGCGAGGTGCCAGTCCATCCGTGCTGCCACTCGCCCCACAGGGACACAGCCGTTGCGAGCAGGGTCACCGGGAGCATGCTCTGGAGGGCCGAGGAGCCACGGCGAATACGCCACAACAACAGGGTACCAATGACCGCGACAAGCGCGGCGAGTACGGCGATGCGAGGCCACGGCGCCCCGGAGAAAATGGCGACGGTTTCCGGCAACAGCGACCGCAGAATCCCCTCGTAGTGGGTGCGAAAATGGATCAGGTGGGCAGCCGCATGCGTCCAGACCAACGCCGCGCACGCGAAGAGCAACAATCGTTGGGTGCGAAATCCTTCTCCCTGGACGAGCCCGAGCGCCAGGGCGACAAACAGGAAAGCCGCGTTTTCGGTCCGCACGAGGCCGGCGATTCCGAACGCCAGGCCCGCCAGCGCGGCATCCGAGCGTCGGTGCGCGGTGGACCAGAACGACAGGCAAGCCAGTCCACCCCAGACAAAGAACTGCGCGGGAATCTCTGGCATGAGGAAACGGGAGTACCAACTCTGTATTGCGGACAGGGACAGCAGAACGAGAAAAGCGGCAGCAGCCCAGCCCCCGCTCACGGCGGCTGCGAATTGCACCATCGCCCACACGCTCAGTCCACCGAACAGCGTGATCGCCCATGGTGTCGCCGCGGAGCCGGCCAGGCCGTGAAACGCAGCGATCCAGACGGTGATGAGGTGGTGAAAGGCCGGGAGCACTTCGTCGGTGTCCATGCCCCGGAGGATGAGGCTACCTGGCAACCGTAAATAGGGCGGTGCCCCGGGAGTCGTCGTCACGGTCGGAAAGAGCCCACGCTTCAGGTCCGGGGACAGCAACTGCAGCGTCGGATCGCGCATGACGAGGCTGCCGTGTCGCGAGAGGTGTACGCCGGCCGCAAGATAACCCGCGGAGTCGGAGCCGAGGAGATGGGTGTCGAGCGGCGGCGACAACCAGAGCCACGAAATCGCCGCTACGCCGAGTCCGGCGAGATCGGTTCGGTTGTACGCCCACGGCGGCCGACGGCGGCGCCACAGGGCCGCCACGGCAGATATGACTGC
Encoded proteins:
- a CDS encoding CoA transferase, which produces MLSPYRVLDLTAGRGDLGPLILAGLGADVIKVEPPGGCPSRRTPPHAPGSPDGLTSLYFHAFNRDKRSVVLDLDSPAGRADLLALVATADFLFEDAGSGIMEARGLGFDALRAANPQLVYVTVSAFGHDGPYARHHATDLTLAAMGGMMAVNGDADRPPVRVTVPQTWYHAAAESAVAALVAHFRRLQTGTAQLVDVSAQAAVFWTGLNAMIAHAVQGADIERNGSMLQLGVFDIPVVYRCADGEVVLIMSAPTGPILLSWMLEDGTVDMEWLGAEDWSTYEARLLAGAPLVHSLVALRERVSAFCAKYAKADLFARGLAAGATIAPVNTIADVLALAQLDARDFWQPYPLQDGHAPLRAPGAFVRASRTPVALERPAPAAGAHTTEVLTAAPTAAPRKPARESAAPAPLPFAGVKIADFSWIGVGPITARYFADHGATVVRVETANPIDRLRSVGPFKDGIAGTNRSQFFASFNTSKQSLALNLRIPEGLEVAKRLIAWADICMDSFAAGTMERIGLGYDVVRAIKPDIVMASTCLMGQTGPAAAMAGYGYHAAAVCGFYEVTGWPDRPPSGPFNAYTDTIAPRFLGATLMAALDYRRRTGEGQRIEQAQMESSLYFLAPELLDHQVSGAIPRRAGNAAPGAAPHDAYPCAGTDEWCAIAVETDAQWRALRQALGKPAWAMAPELDSAAGRIAHRERIDRELAEFTRTHEPRALMERLQAAGVPAGMVQRSSDLLTDPQLAHRRFFRRLHHPEMGEVPYEGHQFRIRGYDSGPRTAAPCLGEHSVQVLREILGYSEEDLARIAASGALT